Genomic window (Pseudomonas sp. L5B5):
GTGCTCCTGGCCAAAGGCTTGGAAGTGCCCATCGACATAGGCATCGAAGCCGTAGTCCACCTGGTCGTAGTCATAGATGCTGGCCAGCATCAGGGTATTGGAGCGGCTGGCGCCCACCGGCACCGAGCCACTGGGGAAGGCGTACTCGATGTCCTGGGTGTTGCGGCTGTAGACCCCCGCCACCTTCAGCGCCCAGTCGTCGTTGAGCTGCTGCCTGAGGTCGGCGAAATAGGTCGCGCGCTTGCTGCGCGAGTTGTTCCAGGCGGTGTTCAGGCAGGTCGAACGGCCGAGCTTGAGGTCGCTGCCGTCGCTGTAGCGCGGCAGGCCGCCCCAGCACGGGCGCGAATCGACGTCTTCATAGGCCATGCCCAGGCCCAGGGTGGTGTCGTCACTGAGATCGAAATCCAGGGCGCCGTAGTAGACCTGGTCCTTGCGCTCACCCAGGTCATAGAAATATTGCCGGGTCTGCTGGGTCACCACCGCCCGGCCGCGGATGGTGCCGGCATCGTTCAACGGCCCACCGGTATCCACCTGCCCCCGATAATTGTCCCAGCTGCCGGCGGACAGCGTCAGCTCGGTGTGAGGCGTGGCCTGGCCGCGCTTGCGCACGAAGTTCACCGAGCCGGCCGTGCCGCCCGCCCCCTTGAGCATGCCGGCGGCGCCGCGCAGGATCTCCACCCGGTCGTAGAAGGCCATGTCGCTGCTGAAGCTGTCGGCCTGCACGTAGCTGCTGCCCATGTCCAGGGGCACGCCGTCGTACTGGTACTGGCCGGTCATGCGAAAGCCCCGGGAGTAGAAGTACTTGCCGCCCATGGGCGAGTCGTAGAGGGTGATGCCCGGGGTTTTCTCCATCACCTGGTCGATGGTGTTGAGGTTCTGGTCATCGAGCATCTTGCGGGTGATCACCGTCACCGACTGCGGGGTTTCCTTGAGCGAGTGCTGGCCCTTGCCGATGGTCACCGCGCCTGTGGTGTAGGAGCCGGAGTATTCAGTGGTGGCCCCCAGCTCCTGGCCCTGCACCTGGGTAGTGCCCAGCTCCAGGGCGCCACTGCCCTGGGGCACGGGCCGCAGCACGTAGCTGCCGTTGTTCTGCGGCTCGGCCTGCCAGCCGCTGCCGGCGAGAATCCGGGCAAAACCTTCCTGCACGCCGTAGTCGCCCTTCAGGCCGGCTGAACGCAGGCCGCTCGTCTGCCGGGCATCGAAGGAAATCGCCGCACCGGCGGCGCTGGCATAACGGCTCAGCACCTCGGTGAGCTCACCGGCGGCGATATCGAAATGGCGGACTGCCATCTGCTCGCTCGCTGCCGCTGCCATTGCCGGTGCCAGCACCACGCCGTGGGCCGTCAGCGCCCCCCATAACCCGATCCTGACTGCCAGCACCCGCTTGGACTTGTGTACATCAGACATGCTTTGCCATCCCCCACGCTCGAAAATGAATCCACTGGGGGATGAGCCGGATCAGCTCCGACAATAGTGCAAACGAGAACAATTATTTTTTCCCGTAGGGATTCAGCTCAGATGGCTGCCGGAGACACGCACCCAATACCGGGTATAACGCTTGACCTGCAAGGAGAAACCGCTTTGCAGCGCCGCCAGGGCACGATCGGTGTCGTCGATGGGAAAGGCCCCTGAGACCTTCAGCCCGGCGATCTGCGGATCGCACTGCAAGACCCCGCGCCGGTAGCGTGAAAGGTCGGCGAGCAAGTCCCCCAGGGGCCGGTCGATGGCGATGATGCTGCCCTGGCGCCAGGCGCCCACCGAAGCATCGTTGGGCCGCAACGCGGCAAAGTCCCGGGCGCTGAACGCCAACTGCTGGCCGGCCTCGACCCGGCGTGGTGCGGAGCCATGGCCGAGGCTGACCTGTACCGCGTGCTCGAGCACCGCGACCTGATCCTCGCGCTCGTCGCTGCGCAGCACGAAGCGCGTGCCCAGGGCCAGCACCCTGGCGTGCCGGGTGAACACCTGGAATGGCCGCTGCAACGAGTCGGCGCCGGTGCTGACCAGCATCTCGCCCCACAGCAACGTCACCTTGCGTTGCTCGCCGTCGAACTGCACGTTGACCGACGTATTGGTATTGAGCAGCAGCGAACTACCGTCCGCCAAGCGTATTTCCCGACGCTCGCCAACCTGGGTGCGGTAGTCGGCCAGCAGTTGCTGGGCGCTGTCGCTACGCCAGCCCAGCCACCCCAGGGAACCCGCCGAAGCCAGCACCACCAGGTTGCGCATCAACTCACGACGCGAGCGCCCAGCCCCACGCAACGTGGAACCGGCGAGGCCACCGGGCAGCGCCGACATCTGCTCGCCCAGTGCCTGCATCTGCGCCCAGGCCTCGCGGTGCAACGGATCGGCCGCCAGCCATTCGCGCCACGCCGCCTGCTCCTGCTCGCTGGCCGTACCGGAGCGCAACTGGGCATACCAGCGAGCGGCGCCGCTGATGGCCTGGCGTTCGCCGACGCTCAATTGCAGCGGTGGCAGGCTCATCCGCGTTGCATCCGCATCTGCATCAGGCAGCAATGCTCCATCGCCTTGGCCATGTAGTTGTTGACGCTACGTACCGACACCCCCAGGCGCACGGCGATCTGCTCGTAGGTCAGGCCATCGCACTGGGACAGCAGGAAGGCCTGCTTGACCTTGGCCCCCAGCCCGTCGAGCAAGCGGTCGACTTCCATCAGGGCCTGCAGCAGCATGCCCTGCTCTTCTGGCGACGGGTGCAATGCCTCGGGCACCTCGGCCAGGGCCTCCAGATAGGCCTGCTCCAGGGAGCGACGGCGGAACAGGTCGATCAGCAAGCCATTGGCGATCCGTGACAGATAGGGCCGAGGCTCACGGATCTCCAGGGCATTGCGGGCCTTGAGCACCCGCACGAAGGTGTCCTGGGCCAGGTCGGCAGCATCGCAGGTATTGCCCAGGCGGCGGCGCAGCCACCCCTGGAGCCAGCCATGATGATCGAGGTAGAGGTCGTTGACGGCGCAGCGCAGGGTTAAGTCGTCGGCGGGCATGACAGTCGGGATTCATATTTGATAATGAATCGCATTGTCATGTAGGGACAGAAGGCTTGGCAATAGCCACGAACGCCGCGATGGCGTCCGTGGGCTGGGGCACTGGCGCGACGTATCAGATCCCGGCCAGGGCCAGGTCCATCGCGAAGTAGGTGAAGATCAGGTCGGCGCCAGCACGCTTGATCGAGCCCAGGCTCTCGCGTACCACGCGCTGCTCGTCGATGGCACCGGCCTGGGCACCGAACTTGATCATCGCGTACTCGCCGCTGACCTGGTACGCCGCGACCGGCAGGCGCGAGGCTTCACGGATGTCGCGGATGATGTCGAGGTAGGCGCCCGCCGGCTTGACCATCAGCGAGTCGGCGCCTTCCTGTTCGTCCAGCAGCGATTCGCGCACTGCTTCGCGGCGGTTCATCGGGTTCATCTGGTAGCTCTTGCGATCGCCCTTGAGCGCGCTGCCACCGGCTTCGCGGAACGGACCGTAAAGCGCCGAGGCGAACTTGGTGGAATAGGCCATGATCGGCGTCTGGGTGAAACCGGCGGCGTCCAGGGCCCGGCGAATGGCCTGGACCTGGCCGTCCATCGCCGCCGACGGCGCGATCACGTCGGCACCGGCACGGGCCGCGGCCACGGCCTGCTTGCCGAGGTTGGCCAGGGTCTGGTCGTTGTCCACTTCATGGCCGTGCATCACGCCGCAATGGCCGTGCTCGGTGTACTCGCAGAAGCAGGTGTCGGACATCACCACCATCTCCGGCACCGCGCCCTTGATGATGCGCGACATGCGCGACACCAGGCCGTTCTCCTGCCAGGTGTCGCTGCCGTCGCAGTCCAGGTGATGGGAGACGCCGAAGGTCATCACCGACTTGATCCCGGCCCGGGCGTAGCGCTCGATTTCACCCGCGAGCCTGGATTCCGGAATGCGCATCACCCCGGGCATGCTCTTGATCGGTACGAAATCGTCGATTTCCTCCTCGACGAAGATCGGCAGCACCAGATCGTTGAGGGTGAATTCGGTTTCCTGGAACAGGCTGCGCAGTTGTTCGGAACGACGCAGGCGACGAGGACGGGCTTCAGGGAACTGGCTGGACATGATTTTTCCTAAGGCTGAGCGCGGGACAACACGAGCGATGTCGAAAAAAGGCAGAAAGCTTATGCCTGCCGCCGCCAGGGTACAAACCCGGGACACTCAAGAAAGCCTTGCCGAAACCGTAACAATCACCGCCAAGCCCCGTGTTTGCGCGGTTTACCCCACGGAGCCGGACGAGGCTGCGACCATCTGACGCAACAGCCGAAACAAGGCAGCGGCACGCTTGCCGCTGCTTCTGGTACTCGAGCGGACACGCCTCACTCCTGCAGCTCATCGCCTTGCAGGTTGAGGGTGTAGTGCTTGAGCGGCGTCTTGAAGTAGGCCAGGCCTTCGCCGTTGACCTTGCCCCTGAGGACGATCTTGCTGATCGAGTCGGCAATGTCATCGTCTTCATTTTCGGCGCTGATCGTCGCTTCGATGCATTCGCCAGGCTTGTAGCCCTGGGTGCGAACGATCAGGTTGAGGTCGACGTAGTGGTCGGCCTCCCCTCCCACGACACGATGATCACCGGGCCCCTGGGTCCAATAGATTTCAACCACCTTGCCGGGTGACGGCGTGGCCGGCAGGGTGCATGAGGCCTGGATGGCAATCACCGTCGCGCCGGGTGCGCGCGCCGGGTTCGCTGGTGCCGCAGGATCGCTGCCTGGTGTCTTGCCGGGCAAGGTCACCGGGTGGGGTTGCGGCTTGATCGGTGCGGTGTCGGCAACGCACAGCAACGGGTTGAAAACCAGGGCGCCCACCAGGCCAGCGCACAGCCGGTTCATGGACGCCCCGGTTCAGTGGCCGAGGAGGCATGGCCGCACTGGCGAACGTTTTCCGGAAGACGACCCAGGCGCCCTTCGATGCACGTCTGCGCCGTGCCACCGATCCACACCTCGTCGCCCACCTGCTCCACCTCGATGCACCCGGCGCGCCCCATGCTCAGTCCCTGGCTGACACGGTAGCGCGACGGCGCCAGCCCCGCCCCGAGCAACCACTGGGCAATGCCGGCGTTCAGGCTGCCGGTGGCCGGGTCCTCGAGCATGCCGTCGCCGGCGATGAAGGCTCGCACCTCGAACTGCGCATCGGTGTCGTCGCGCAGAGAGTCACAAGGCGCGATCACCCCCACCGCCAGCCCGGTCAACGCCGGGTAATCCGGCTGCAGTTCCAGCACCTGCTGACGCTTGGCGAGCATCACCGCCAGCCAGCCGGCGCCATTGTCGACCCACTGGGCCGCGACGATCGCCCCGGGGGCCAGGCGCAGGCCCAGGCGCACCTGTTCCAGCAGTTCGGCCGCCACCGGCCCGGAGCGCAACAAGGGCGGTGCCAGGAATGCCAGCTGCCGCTCCTGGCGGCGAATGCGCACCAGGCCTACCGCGCATTCCTGGATGATCTCCTCACCCTGGGGCACGCCACCGGACTCCAGCCAGGCGTGGCAACTGCCCAGGGTCGGATGGCCGGCGAACGGCAACTCCTCCTGGGTGGTGAAGATCCGCAGGCGATAGTCGGCCCGCGGGTCGCGAGGCTTGAGGATGAAGGTGGTTTCGCTGAGGTTGGTCCAGTTGGCGAAGGTCGCCATCTGCTTCTCGTCGAGTTCGTCGGCATCGAACACCACGGCCACGGGATTGCCCTTGAAAGGCGTGGAGCTGAAGACATCGACCTGCTTGAAGCCCAGGGAACTCATGGGTCGTCCTGTTGGTGTTCTTGTGGGACCGCGAGTCTACGCCCCCACGCCCACCTCGTGTAGCCGCTGCCGCAGGCTGCGCACGGCACCGCAGGGGTCGCGGGGGTCGAGGCCTGCTGGAGATTCTCATGCAAGGCCCTGCGGGCCTTCGCGCAGCCTCGCCGTGGCTCGACAGCGGCTACAGGCCCACGCTGCTGGCGCGGCCTACTGTACCGGCAGGAAATTCATCAGCAACAGGCTCTGCGCGTAGTTGAGCCCCACCCGCCGGTAACGCTCGTCGAGGATCTGCGTCAGCAAATCCAGGCGCGCCACGATCTTGCCGAACTCCACGGCAAAACTCAGGTTGCTGCCCTCCTCCGATATCTCGTTGGAGAACAGCAACAGTACCCCCTGGGCATCCTGGCGCTGGCCGAGCATCCAGGTGGCTTTCTCGATATTGCGCGCCGCGTTGCTGATGAATTGCGGATCGAGGGCGTCGGTCATGTAGAACTCGGTACGCCCGCCATGGGCGGTCACCAGCATGCTGCCGATGGCATAGATGAACGCCCCGACCCGATCGCCCTGGAACTCCGGGCTCAGGGAAAAACTCAAGGCCGCCAGGTCCCGGCGATCGCCCAGGGCCGGCAGCGGCTGGCGCTTCTCGATGGCATTGCGAATCTCCCGCTGCGCCGTGGTGCCATCCGGATAACCGGACTTGCGCCACTGGCTGGGGTTGCGCAGGTAGAGCTTGCCCATCAGCAGGTACAGGCTCTGCAGGTTGTCGCGCATGCCGATGGTGGCCATGCGGTCGACACTGGTCTGGAAGAACTCGTCGGCCTTGCCGTTACGAAACTGGTTGGCGATATCGCGCCCTTGCTGCTGGGTGCAGCCAGTGACGCCGAGCAGCAACAGGCCCGCCAGGAGCAGCGGCTGAAGCCGGGTTTGCATCGTGCAAGAAGAAGGAGCGTAGGCCATCGGCACCGGGTCGGAATTCACGGGCTGCAACGGGGATCGTCACAGCCAGGCCTGCTCATAGAACGCGAAACTGTAAAAAAGTGCGATGGCCGCTGCCGGCCATCGCCAAGACGCCCGCTGGCGGGCGCTAGAGCAGGCCTGGTGAAACGATGATCTTGACGTTGTGCTCCTTGTTGTTGACCAGCTCTTCGAAGCCCTGGCCGACGATGTCCTCCAGCTGGATGCGCCCGGTCACCAGCGGCGTGATATCCAGGCGGCCATCGGCGATGAAGGCGATCACGTCGGCGAACTCGCCGTTGTAGGCCAGGGCCCCCAGCAGCTGTTTCTCGGTGGCCACCAACTCGAAGAAGTTGAACTCGCTGGGCTCTTCGAAAATCCCCACCAGCACGCACTTGCCGGCCTTGCGGATCAGGTCGATGGCCAGCTTGGCGGTGTGCTTGTTGCCGATGCACTCAAAGCTGACATCGGCCCCCAGCCCGCCGGTCAGGCGCTTGACCTCGGCCAGGGCGTCGCATTCCTTGGGATCGAGCACATGGCTGGCGCCCACCTCCAGGGCCTTGGCCTTGCGCGCACCGGACATTTCCAGGGCGATCACCTGGGCCGCGCCTGCGGCCTTGGCACACATGATGGTGCACAGGCCGATGGTGCCGGCGCCGACCACCACCACGTTCTGCCCGAGCAAACTGCCGGCCTTCTTCACCGCGTGCATGCCCACCGCCAGCGGCTCGATCAGGGCCCCGGCCTCGGCGGGAAAGTTGTCCGGCAAGGCGTACAGCAGGTTGGCCGGCACGTTGACCAATTCAGCGAAGGCGCCGTTGTTCATCAGCCCGGTGAAGGCCAGGTTTTCGCAGATGTTGTACAGCCCATGGGTGCAGTAGTAGCAGGTGCCGCAATGCTGGCAGGCGTCCGCCGCCACCGGCTGGCCAACACTGAAACCCCGGACCCCTTCACCGAGGGCAACGATCTCGCCGCAGAACTCGTGGCCGAGGATGCACTGGCCCTTGATCCCGGTCAGCGGGTGCGGCGCCTCCACCGGAATGAACACCGGCCCGGCCACGTATTCGTGCAGGTCGGAGCCGCAGATGCCGCACCAGTCGACGCGGATCTGCACCCAGCCGGCAGGCGGCGCGTCGGGCAGCGGCACGTCCTCGACGCGGATATCGTGGCGGCCGTGCCAGACCGCGGCGCGCATGCTGGCAACAGGCTTGAGGGAAACACTCATCGTGGCTTCTCCTGATTGTCGTAGAGCTGCGACGGCCCCCTGGCCGCCGCAGAAAACCTCAGTGCTGCTGGATGAAGTCGAGGATCAGGCGGTTGACCTGTTCCGCGCTTTCCATCTGCACCATGTGCCCCTGCCCCGGCAGCACCTCGATCTGCGCCTTGAGATCGGCGCTGTGGCTCACCGGGATGATCCGGTCGTCGCTGCCCCAGATCACCAGCACCGGCTGCGCACCGTCCTGCACTACCGGCCGCAGGTCAGCCTGCTGGCGGCCGTCGGCGAACAACGTGCCCGCCAGTTGCCCAAGGGCCGCCTGCACCCCTTCCAGGCGCTTGTACTTGAGCATGTCGTCGAGCATCTGCCGGTTCACCAGCTCGGCATTGGAGAACAGTTGCACCAGTTGCGGCTTCAGCGCATTGCGGTTGCCCGCCTCGACAAAGCCTTGCAGGTAGTCGCCGTTGATCTCGCGGCCCAGCCCGGCGCTACCGATCAGGGTCAGGGAGCGCACCCGCTGCGGCGCCAGCCGAGCGGTGTTGAGGGCCACCGCACCGCCCATGGAGTGGCCCACCAGATGGGCCACGGGGATGTCCAGGTGATCCAGCAGCGCCAGCAGCACTTGGCTCAACTCGTCCAGGTCGCCCCGTTGCAGGACCTTGGCCGATTCGCCGTGGCCCGGCAGGTCGAGGGCGATCACCCGGCGCCCGGCTGCCAGGGCTTCGTGGTTGAACAGCCAGTTGTTGAGGTCGCC
Coding sequences:
- a CDS encoding TonB-dependent siderophore receptor — protein: MSDVHKSKRVLAVRIGLWGALTAHGVVLAPAMAAAASEQMAVRHFDIAAGELTEVLSRYASAAGAAISFDARQTSGLRSAGLKGDYGVQEGFARILAGSGWQAEPQNNGSYVLRPVPQGSGALELGTTQVQGQELGATTEYSGSYTTGAVTIGKGQHSLKETPQSVTVITRKMLDDQNLNTIDQVMEKTPGITLYDSPMGGKYFYSRGFRMTGQYQYDGVPLDMGSSYVQADSFSSDMAFYDRVEILRGAAGMLKGAGGTAGSVNFVRKRGQATPHTELTLSAGSWDNYRGQVDTGGPLNDAGTIRGRAVVTQQTRQYFYDLGERKDQVYYGALDFDLSDDTTLGLGMAYEDVDSRPCWGGLPRYSDGSDLKLGRSTCLNTAWNNSRSKRATYFADLRQQLNDDWALKVAGVYSRNTQDIEYAFPSGSVPVGASRSNTLMLASIYDYDQVDYGFDAYVDGHFQAFGQEHELTVGANASRSIKDDFYAVASLPQRQNVLDPDHHLPKPDDSYYQGNSSRGGPSDMRIQQQGLYSTLRLKLADPLTLVMGSRVSWYKSQNDAVAYWRETRTPTSARSRETGEVTPFAGVLYDLNDNLTVYASYSSIFTPQGSYRTLDGTTLKPLVGKSYEAGIKGEWFDGRLNSAFSLFRTIQEDAQQDDPACPDSTCSMNSGKVRAQGFEAEVSGEVIERLQVLAGYTYTQTKTLEDANRNNNGQPFNSYVPRHLLRVWGDYQLGGALERFTVGAGVNAQSDNFRVSPTSGKHISQAGYAIWNGRIGYRIDDTWSLALNGNNLLDKRYYTTIGTENFGNFYGDPRNFTLSVKADF
- a CDS encoding FecR family protein; protein product: MSLPPLQLSVGERQAISGAARWYAQLRSGTASEQEQAAWREWLAADPLHREAWAQMQALGEQMSALPGGLAGSTLRGAGRSRRELMRNLVVLASAGSLGWLGWRSDSAQQLLADYRTQVGERREIRLADGSSLLLNTNTSVNVQFDGEQRKVTLLWGEMLVSTGADSLQRPFQVFTRHARVLALGTRFVLRSDEREDQVAVLEHAVQVSLGHGSAPRRVEAGQQLAFSARDFAALRPNDASVGAWRQGSIIAIDRPLGDLLADLSRYRRGVLQCDPQIAGLKVSGAFPIDDTDRALAALQSGFSLQVKRYTRYWVRVSGSHLS
- a CDS encoding sigma-70 family RNA polymerase sigma factor; this translates as MPADDLTLRCAVNDLYLDHHGWLQGWLRRRLGNTCDAADLAQDTFVRVLKARNALEIREPRPYLSRIANGLLIDLFRRRSLEQAYLEALAEVPEALHPSPEEQGMLLQALMEVDRLLDGLGAKVKQAFLLSQCDGLTYEQIAVRLGVSVRSVNNYMAKAMEHCCLMQMRMQRG
- the hemB gene encoding porphobilinogen synthase; amino-acid sequence: MSSQFPEARPRRLRRSEQLRSLFQETEFTLNDLVLPIFVEEEIDDFVPIKSMPGVMRIPESRLAGEIERYARAGIKSVMTFGVSHHLDCDGSDTWQENGLVSRMSRIIKGAVPEMVVMSDTCFCEYTEHGHCGVMHGHEVDNDQTLANLGKQAVAAARAGADVIAPSAAMDGQVQAIRRALDAAGFTQTPIMAYSTKFASALYGPFREAGGSALKGDRKSYQMNPMNRREAVRESLLDEQEGADSLMVKPAGAYLDIIRDIREASRLPVAAYQVSGEYAMIKFGAQAGAIDEQRVVRESLGSIKRAGADLIFTYFAMDLALAGI
- a CDS encoding PhzF family phenazine biosynthesis protein yields the protein MSSLGFKQVDVFSSTPFKGNPVAVVFDADELDEKQMATFANWTNLSETTFILKPRDPRADYRLRIFTTQEELPFAGHPTLGSCHAWLESGGVPQGEEIIQECAVGLVRIRRQERQLAFLAPPLLRSGPVAAELLEQVRLGLRLAPGAIVAAQWVDNGAGWLAVMLAKRQQVLELQPDYPALTGLAVGVIAPCDSLRDDTDAQFEVRAFIAGDGMLEDPATGSLNAGIAQWLLGAGLAPSRYRVSQGLSMGRAGCIEVEQVGDEVWIGGTAQTCIEGRLGRLPENVRQCGHASSATEPGRP
- a CDS encoding 2,3-butanediol dehydrogenase, which encodes MRAAVWHGRHDIRVEDVPLPDAPPAGWVQIRVDWCGICGSDLHEYVAGPVFIPVEAPHPLTGIKGQCILGHEFCGEIVALGEGVRGFSVGQPVAADACQHCGTCYYCTHGLYNICENLAFTGLMNNGAFAELVNVPANLLYALPDNFPAEAGALIEPLAVGMHAVKKAGSLLGQNVVVVGAGTIGLCTIMCAKAAGAAQVIALEMSGARKAKALEVGASHVLDPKECDALAEVKRLTGGLGADVSFECIGNKHTAKLAIDLIRKAGKCVLVGIFEEPSEFNFFELVATEKQLLGALAYNGEFADVIAFIADGRLDITPLVTGRIQLEDIVGQGFEELVNNKEHNVKIIVSPGLL
- a CDS encoding acetoin dehydrogenase dihydrolipoyllysine-residue acetyltransferase subunit, whose translation is MSQIHTLTMPKWGLSMTEGRVDAWLKEEGQSISKGDEVLDVETDKISSSVEAPFSGILRRQIARQDETLAVGALLGIVVEGEASDAEIDAVIEQFQASFVPGDSADEDSGPAPQKVEIGGRLIRYFERGEGGTPLLLVHGFGGDLNNWLFNHEALAAGRRVIALDLPGHGESAKVLQRGDLDELSQVLLALLDHLDIPVAHLVGHSMGGAVALNTARLAPQRVRSLTLIGSAGLGREINGDYLQGFVEAGNRNALKPQLVQLFSNAELVNRQMLDDMLKYKRLEGVQAALGQLAGTLFADGRQQADLRPVVQDGAQPVLVIWGSDDRIIPVSHSADLKAQIEVLPGQGHMVQMESAEQVNRLILDFIQQH